TTCGAAAGGGTCTTCTTTCTTGCTTTCAATTAGTGGGTCCTTTGATTCCTACCAGCATCTCCATAATCTTCGTTTTTCTATTTGCCTATAACCTTTTGTAAGATCTTCAATAAGAAAGACAGAAAACTCCAAAAAGATTAAAGTTGTTGACGTGGAAAAAGTATTGCCATATTTTTTTCACAATCTTGGTGAAACTTCTCTTCTTATTAACTTGATTCCTGTACCCAAGAAGAAACCCTAATTCTTTTTAGTATCTGACAAAACTTTCTACTCTTTTCGTATTAGGGTTTGCTTTCAATTTCCGGTATAAGAAAAAGATGTTCGAGCCAAATATGTTTCTTGCGGCTATGAACAACGAAGATAGCAACAACCACAACTACAACCATGAAGACAACAACAATAACAATGAAAGATTTCTACGGGACGAGGAATTCGACAGTGCGAATACTAAATCGGGAAGTGAGAATCAAGAAGGAGGATCAGGAAACGATCAAGATAATCATCATCCTAATAAGAAGAAACGATATCATAGACACACCCAACTTCAGATCCAGGAGATGGAAGCGTATATGCATATTACAAATTTcatgtttttagttcataacttTATTTTTCCATTAATTTAGTATTATCATTTTGGTTGTTAAATAGATTCTTCAAAGAGTGTCCTCACCCGGATGACAAGCAAAGGAAACAACTTAGCCGTGAACTGGGTTTGGAACCTCTTCAGGTCAAATTCTGGTTCCAGAACAAACGCACCCAAATGAAGGTATAATATACTTATGATCATTTATATACTTGTGGATCTATATCAAAGTATAAATATTCTGA
The sequence above is drawn from the Raphanus sativus cultivar WK10039 unplaced genomic scaffold, ASM80110v3 Scaffold0793, whole genome shotgun sequence genome and encodes:
- the LOC130503090 gene encoding homeobox-leucine zipper protein HDG2-like yields the protein MFEPNMFLAAMNNEDSNNHNYNHEDNNNNNERFLRDEEFDSANTKSGSENQEGGSGNDQDNHHPNKKKRYHRHTQLQIQEMEAFFKECPHPDDKQRKQLSRELGLEPLQVKFWFQNKRTQMKV